From a region of the Syngnathus typhle isolate RoL2023-S1 ecotype Sweden linkage group LG12, RoL_Styp_1.0, whole genome shotgun sequence genome:
- the sec16a gene encoding protein transport protein Sec16A isoform X1, whose product MQPPPRTGPPGASGPPPPSGPNMFRRTRPLKHPAAAANASMPPSTQPMTDPFAFVRAPPLMGAPVPYSNSLLTQAPPDSTYTLAGPSLAPQPQTMEGVPGAPAGPLPSSLPAVPMFSPHSSADVRTGYAPLHSEQDYLNSREQPLAAEPPSVPSAPVPNQTFNQEFHAQSSPQPVPFQPVPPAAASSQRASDHGSRPPSVQNYFQPTSDPPQQPFNTQPQAQMYPSNAPTPPTQFGHPQMPPPFPQQNPGNSSSSHWAGPNTTQQHNSHFQHQSYFMQTSAPQDVWLSQAPQDPAYHQMGTGATHPHPQPDSGSHHAPNAGPQHDSASSTVPYAQDTGTLSMFFNDDVENEETLAGERKKVLNGIPESSQPPSHPQGAPPGHSAPVNVPFDNQGARFQDHSHIPYMNDGIATLQGRSSNPPETQYDHVENLECVPNQEVLPSEIHASPSGVDTYETGPNLETPDSIPRPMRSPSASSNYSSMSHGSGSAGRRHHGVVGTFIQQESPRLTEDANSPPAAAAGGYFEQIDSYPPGDVAAQPSTSDQTWPATPSPPKPTGIFQASANSSFEPVRSHGVEVRPAEVDRAKMVAEGGTDPTSGNLEQPPDNMENIYGPGHPLPVGVPHLPNPVVQSHSRPSSRAFGANRPCESPATTLWAQGDPSTLAASILLAPAAPTVLAPLREPSADVIQPPEDGPLDLHPPQRIPQHISENLENPPKVSELDTADSQGHLGYASLLVSESLQQPVLIAPPVSNCVIPPSTFAAQATVSAGTSRAPVLSPNQNPLGPPTLTSNPVPLNLTRESAEAANSGVASAQTHAVQPSFSLSGDPNFALPVNPLTSLAAPSVTNHNQPSNYELLDFSMHQSQSQNQASGHPSALHESSQSSNGFYMQVTKDAQQGLRRDRSGPVPTSAPSAPPQVTVPSLSSAPPLLPASSPSAPSAPLPSAPPVTAAPSSSTMAAPPSSVAGANTQQPEPARIPEANAAAQVQGDVSLPARGVQPSPGQYPAPVPASVPQAPLSHQAPAEPPRPPSSAGSQQGYGPPPAGPGPMYGGYYGNYGEYSDGRAPYPPAPYPAGDPRAQQYYPEGAYRTRGDPWYGRYDGANPAYRDPHYQYREPQPERPSSRTSQYSDRPPSRQGYTEDYHRANRSAYDEYYYGKHYDYAGYNYGQYDPRYRGYYDQAYWSTYDDAYRSRDNYYNQQMYPPRKEGSDDQWRYYPGYDSSFDDDYRRRGGEVYNDDFDRRSVHSEQSAHSVHSSHSRRSSFSSRSQQSQASRSQPDLVSAAYDATSSTLAVDYSYGQYPHQTDASQNYDQYLYPSEYTADSTWIAPEQPPPRPVTPEKFTMPHRCARFGPGGHLVQVLPNLPSAGQPALVDIHNLETMFQNTSDQEELRGFPGPLVKEETHKVDVIKFSQNKALACSHDNNLLDRDSAHLLWDFIVLLCRQNGTVVGTDIADLLLKEHRSVWLPGKSPNEANLIDFNNEPLARAEEEPGAGPLSLLSDTFMTVPENVGKETERFRELLLFGRKKDALEAAMKGGLWGHALLLASKMDNRTHARVMTRFANSLPINDPLQTVYQLMSGRMPASATCCGEEKWGDWRPHLAMILSNLTHTLDLDSRTITTMGDTLASKGLIDAAHFCYLMAQVDLGVYTKKSTKMVLIGSNHSLPFYHFATNEAIQRTEAYEYAQSLGSQPCSLPNFQVFKLIYACRLAEAGLSAQAFHYCEVISRTVLLQPAYYSPVFVSQVIQMSEKLRFFDPQLKERPEQELFNEPDWMIQLRQLDGQIKTGAFTYNADRSSPTQFTSSSSPTSEMDQTGLAEPSNMSMELDGPAPDNPLMSSLLPGAPPQGIHLMPPAPTSILQDGTAPPQPHSDMPQFYPVPPSGPPGHIPMSGYPPHDPAYAPPHYQPPPVQSEMYPGQVPHSPVHGGHLPPQMPPAHMPPSPGHMGTPPEMPFNQPVSPHRSSVTPQMDFYDHMAQLAPGRRSRTTSQSSVHRASGRRSRTTSESSTHSGGRDRSNSFVKQASPPPPSIPEQPRKEETKKAKKDSPKKSGGGVGWLTTWLYRKGKNEAHLPDDKNKSIVWDEKKQKWVDLNEPEEESKPIAPPPSGFPMMPSAPVPPGPTAPPGSGPPVNMFSRRAGLKNRYVDVLNPGGGTRPAGMAPAPPMELFAPLAPMAIPTNLFVPSSAPKDQQPLEGSEGGNQQQMSPNSSVPQMFNPTLLPPVPQGPPALDGSQSGELSRSSSMSSLSREVSQHLNQSHPGLRNTPVGGGGFL is encoded by the exons ATGCAGCCCCCCCCTCGGACTGGACCCCCGGGAGCCAGCGGGCCGCCTCCTCCTTCCGGGCCGAATATGTTCCGCAGGACCAGGCCTCTCAAGCATCCAGCAGCGGCAGCAAATGCTTCAATGCCGCCCTCTACTCAACCCATGACAGACCCGTTTGCTTTTGTCCGAGCCCCACCGCTGATGGGTGCCCCGGTACCATATAGCAACTCTCTGCTAACACAAGCCCCACCCGATTCCACCTACACCCTAGCAGGCCCAAGTCTGGCCCCGCAACCACAGACAATGGAGGGTGTCCCAGGGGCTCCAGCTGGCCCCCTGCCGTCCTCTCTGCCAGCGGTGCCCATGTTCAGCCCTCACAGTTCAGCCGATGTCCGTACGGGATACGCGCCATTGCATTCCGAACAAGATTACTTGAACTCGAGAGAGCAGCCGTTGGCCGCAGAACCGCCAAGTGTGCCGTCAGCCCCGGTACCAAATCAGACGTTTAATCAGGAATTCCACGCACAGTCTTCTCCTCAGCCTGTCCCCTTCCAGCCAGTGCCTCCCGCTGCCGCCTCCTCTCAAAGGGCCTCCGATCACGGAAGTCGCCCTCCATCCGTTCAGAACTATTTTCAGCCTACCAGTGACCCTCCACAACAGCCTTTCAATACACAGCCGCAGGCCCAGATGTACCCCTCTAACGCTCCCACGCCTCCGACACAATTTGGGCATCCCCAGATGCCGCCGCCCTTCCCACAGCAGAACCCCGGAAATTCCTCCAGCTCACATTGGGCTGGACCAAATACAACCCAGCAGCATAACTCTCATTTCCAACACCAGAGCTACTTCATGCAGACCTCTGCCCCGCAAGACGTGTGGTTGAGTCAAGCGCCCCAGGACCCAGCCTACCACCAAATGGGGACCGGCGCAACACACCCGCATCCTCAGCCTGATTCTGGATCTCATCATGCACCTAACGCGGGTCCCCAGCACGACTCAGCCTCTTCGACGGTTCCGTACGCTCAAGATACTGGCACACTCTCCATGTTCTTCAACGATGATGTAGAAAATGAGGAAACCTTAGCAGGAGAGCGAAAAAAGGTCTTAAACGGGATTCCTGAATCTTCGCAGCCTCCGAGCCATCCGCAAGGTGCCCCACCGGGCCACAGTGCTCCGGTGAATGTTCCTTTTGACAACCAAGGAGCTCGTTTTCAGGACCATTCCCACATACCATACATGAACGACGGAATCGCCACATTACAAGGAAGGAGTTCAAACCCACCTGAAACCCAGTATGACCATGTTGAGAACTTGGAGTGCGTCCCCAACCAGGAGGTGTTGCCAAGTGAAATTCACGCCAGTCCTTCTGGAGTGGACACCTACGAAACCGGGCCCAACCTGGAGACTCCGGATTCTATTCCCAGGCCAATGAGATCTCCGAGCGCATCGTCAAACTACAGTAGCATGAGTCACGGTAGCGGGAGCGCCGGCCGTCGACACCACGGCGTAGTCGGCACCTTCATTCAGCAGGAAAGCCCGCGCCTCACCGAGGACGCTAACTCGCCTCCCGCCGCTGCTGCCGGTGGCTACTTTGAACAGATCGACTCTTATCCACCTGGAGACGTGGCCGCACAGCCCAGCACCTCGGACCAAACGTGGCCCGCTACGCCGAGCCCCCCGAAACCTACGGGTATCTTCCAGGCCAGTGCTAACAGCTCGTTTGAGCCCGTCCGCTCTCACGGGGTCGAGGTGCGCCCCGCCGAGGTCGACAGAGCAAAAATGGTAGCGGAAGGTGGCACGGATCCCACGTCGGGCAATCTGGAGCAACCGCCGGATAATATGGAAAATATTTACGGGCCAGGTCACCCTCTGCCTGTTGGTGTGCCTCACCTGCCGAACCCCGTGGTTCAATCTCACTCCCGCCCGTCATCGCGTGCCTTTGGCGCCAATCGGCCCTGCGAGAGCCCTGCCACCACTTTATGGGCCCAGGGTGATCCTTCCACTTTAGCCGCTAGCATTTTATTGGCGCCCGCTGCCCCGACTGTTCTGGCTCCGTTAAGAGAGCCGAGTGCAGATGTCATACAGCCTCCGGAGGATGGTCCGCTGGATCTTCATCCTCCTCAGAGAATCCCACAACACATTTCAGAGAACCTAGAGAACCCACCGAAGGTGAGTGAGTTAGACACGGCGGACTCGCAGGGCCACCTGGGCTACGCGTCTCTTCTCGTGTCTGAATCGCTCCAGCAGCCTGTTCTGATCGCACCACCTGTGTCCAACTGTGTGATTCCTCCCAGTACCTTTGCTGCTCAAGCAACAGTTAGTGCCGGGACATCCCGTGCACCCGTTCTTTCCCCCAATCAGAATCCACTTGGCCCACCTACTCTTACCTCAAACCCAGTCCCGCTCAATCTGACTCGAGAAAGTGCCGAAGCAGCGAATTCTGGAGTGGCTTCGGCACAGACCCATGCGGTCCAGCCCTCTTTTTCGTTGAGTGGAGACCCTAACTTTGCTCTCCCGGTTAATCCTCTGACTTCTCTCGCCGCTCCTTCTGTCACCAATCACAATCAGCCCTCAAATTATGAACTCCTTGATTTTTCTATGCACCAATCACAGAGCCAAAATCAAGCATCTGGCCATCCTTCTGCTTTGCACGAGTCGTCGCAGTCCAGTAATGGATTTTACATGCAGGTCACCAAAGATGCACAGCAAGGGCTGAGAAGGGACAGGAGCGGTCCTGTTCCGACTTCAGCCCCTTCAGCTCCACCACAGGTCACGGTACCTTCTTTATCATCCGCTCCACCGCTTCTACCAGCGTCATCACCATCCGCCCCATCTGCTCCGTTACCATCCGCTCCTCCTGTCACGGCGGCCCCCTCGTCAAGCACAATGGCCGCGCCTCCTTCCTCCGTAGCAGGCGCAAACACTCAGCAGCCAGAACCTGCAAGGATCCCTGAGGCAAACGCCGCAGCACAGGTGCAAGGTGATGTCTCTTTACCCGCAAGGGGGGTACAGCCTTCCCCTGGCCAGTATCCAGCTCCTGTTCCTGCGAGCGTTCCTCAGGCGCCTCTTTCCCATCAAGCTCCCGCGGAGCCACCGCGACCGCCCTCTTCCGCCGGCAGCCAGCAGGGCTACGGACCTCCTCCTGCCGGCCCGGGGCCGATGTATGGAGGTTATTATGGAAACTATGGAGAATACTCAGACGGCCGAGCGCCGTATCCTCCTGCTCCATACCCGGCTGGGGATCCTAGAGCTCAGCAGTATTATCCG GAGGGAGCATATAGAACCAGAGGAGATCCTTGGTACGGCAGGTACGACGGCGCCAACCCAGCTTACCGGGACCCACACTATCAGTACCGAGAGCCTCAGCCGGAGCGACCCAGCTCCAGGACCAGTCAGTATTCCGACCGGCCTCCATCCAG GCAAGGCTATACTGAGGACTACCACCGAGCGAACCGAAGTGCCTATGATGAATATTATTACGGCAAGCACTATGATTATGCAG GATACAACTATGGACAGTATGACCCCCGATACAGAGGATACTATGATCAAGCCTATTGGTCCACTTATGATGATGCGTACAGAAGCAGAGACAACTACTACAACCAACAAATGTATCCGCCCAG GAAAGAAGGCTCCGACGACCAGTGGCGCTACTACCCCGGTTACGACAGCAGCTTCGACGACGACTACCGCCGACGCGGCGGCGAAGTATACAACGACGACTTTGACCGACGCAGCGTCCACAGCGAGCAGTCTGCTCACAGCGTGCACAGCTCTCACAGCAGACGCAGCAGCTTCAGCTCCAGGTCCCAACAG AGCCAAGCGTCCAGGAGTCAGCCAGATTTGGTGTCGGCCGCTTATGATGCCACATCGTCCACGCTAGCTGTGGACTACTCTTATGGACAGTACCCACACCAGACTGATGCTTCCCAGAATTACGACCAGTACCTCTACCCCTCTGAGTACACGGCAGACAGCACCTGGATCGCCCCCGAACAGC CGCCCCCTCGTCCAGTCACCCCGGAGAAGTTCACTATGCCCCACCGTTGTGCCCGCTTTGGGCCCGGTGGTCATCTCGTCCAAGTTCTGCCCAATCTTCCCTCGGCGGGGCAGCCTGCTCTGGTTGATATTCACAACTTGGAG ACAATGTTTCAGAACACATCGGATCAGGAAGAACTACGAGGTTTCCCTGGACCACTTGTGAA GGAGGAAACCCACAAGGTGGATGTTATAAAGTTCTCCCAGAACAAGGCGCTGGCATGTTCCCATGACAACAACCTCTTAGACCGAGACTCCGCCCACCTGCTTTGGGACTTCATTGTGCTGCTGTGTAGACAGAACGGG actGTGGTAGGCACCGACATCGCCGACTTGTTGCTGAAGGAGCATCGTTCCGTGTGGCTTCCGGGCAAGAGTCCAAACGAAGCAAACCTGATTGATTTCAACAACGAGCCGCTGGCCAGAGCGGAGGAGGAGCCAGGAGCCGGACCGCTCTCCCTCCTGTCCGACACCTTCATGACGGTCCCGGAAAATGTCGGCAAAGAAACGGAACGCTTCAGGGAGCTTCTGCTCTTCGGTCGCAAGAAG GATGCGCTTGAAGCAGCCATGAAAGGTGGTCTGTGGGGCCACGCTCTCCTGCTGGCCAGTAAGATGGATAACAGGACGCATGCACGTGTCATGACAAG GTTTGCCAACAGCTTGCCTATCAATGACCCTCTCCAGACGGTGTACCAACTTATGTCGGGTAGGATGCCCGCTTCAGCTACC TGCTGCGGAGAGGAAAAGTGGGGTGACTGGCGCCCTCACCTGGCCATGATATTGTCTAACCTCACGCACACTTTGGACCTGGACTCTCGCACAATCACCACCATGGGAGACACTCTCG CTTCAAAGGGGCTGATTGACGCGGCCCATTTCTGCTACCTAATGGCTCAAGTGGATCTGGGTGTTTACACTAAGAAGAGCACCAAGATGGTTCTGATTGGCTCCAATCACAG TTTACCTTTCTACCACTTTGCGACCAACGAAGCAATACAGAGGACGGAAGCTTACGAGTATGCGCAGTCTTTGGGCTCCCAGCCTTGTTCCCTACCCAATTTCCAG GTCTTCAAGTTGATCTATGCGTGCCGCTTGGCTGAAGCGGGCTTGAGCGCGCAAGCGTTCCACTACTGTGAAGTCATCTCTCGGACTGTCCTCCTGCAGCCAGCCTACTACTCCCCTGTATTTGTTAGCCAAGTCATTCAG ATGTCCGAAAAGCTGCGATTTTTTGACCCTCAACTGAAAGAAAGGCCCGAGCAGGAGTTGTTCAACGAGCCCGATTGGATGATCCAGCTCAGACAGCTGGATGGCCAGATCAAA ACGGGGGCATTTACCTACAATGCTGACAGATCCAGCCCCACACAattcaccagcagcagcagccccaccTCAGAAATGGATCAGACCGGTCTAGCTGAACCTTCCAACATGTCCATGGAGTTGGACGGCCCTGCTCCTGACAACCCGTTGATGAGCTCATTGCTGCCCGGCGCTCCGCCGCAGGGAATCCACCTCATGCCTCCAG CTCCCACCTCCATCCTCCAAGACGGAACAGCCCCGCCTCAACCACACAGTGATATGCCACAGTTCTACCCAGTACCACCCAGTGGGCCACCCGGACACATTCCTATGTCGGGCTACCCTCCGCACGATCCCGCCTACGCTCCTCCCCACTACCAGCCTCCACCCGTGCAGTCGGAAATGTACCCGGGACAAGTTCCCCATTCGCCGGTGCACGGGGGCCACCTTCCACCTCAGATGCCGCCGGCGCACATGCCACCTTCGCCAGGGCACATGGGCACACCACCGGAGATGCCGTTCAACCAACCTGTATCCCCGCACAGAAGCTCCGTTACGCCACAGATGGACTTCTATGATCACATGGCACAGCTG GCTCCTGGTAGGAGATCGAGAACCACGTCGCAGTCTTCAGTGCACCGG gcCTCGGGACGGCGCTCTCGCACCACCTCTGAGTCGTCGACTCACTCCGGCGGGCGAGACAGGAGCAATTCGTTTGTCAAGCAGGCTTCTCCGCCGCCTCCTTCTATTCCGGAGCAGCCCCGCAAAGAGGAGACCAAGAAAGCCAAGAAGGACTCTCCTAAAAAG AGTGGCGGTGGTGTGGGCTGGCTGACGACGTGGCTTTACAGGAAGGGCAAGAATGAGGCTCACTTACCGGACGACAAAAACAAATCC ATCGTG